GCAAAAGCGTTCCAAGAACGTCAAAGGCAGCTCCGAAATCTCTCAGGTTGGCGTTATCTCTGCCAATGGCGACGAAGAAGTTGGCCAGAAAATCGCAGAAGCGATGGAGAAAGTCGGCAAAGAAGGCGTTATCACGGTTGAAGAAGCCAAAGGCCTCGACTTTGAACTCGACGTTGTGGAAGGCATGCAGTTTGACCGCGGTTACCTGTCTCCTTACTTCATCACCAACCCGGACAAGATGATTGCGGACCTCGAAAATCCATACATCCTGATCCACGAGAAGAAGCTGACCAACTTGCAGCCTATGCTCCCAATTTTGGAAGCTGTTGTGCAAGCCGGACGTCCGCTTTTGATCATTGCCGAAGATATTGAAGGCGAAGCGCTTGCGACCCTAGTGGTCAACAAACTGCGCGGCGGTCTGAAAATCGCAGCAGTGAAAGCGCCTGGCTTCGGTGATCGCCGTAAAGCGATGCTCGAAGATATCGCGATCCTCACCAAAGGTGAAATGATCTCCGAAGATCTCGGCATCAAGCTGGAAAGCGTTACGCTGAACATGCTGGGTCAGGCGAAAAACGTCACGATCGACAAAGACAACACGACCATCGTGGACGGTGCTGGCAAGTCGAAAGACATCAAGGCTCGTGTTGAAGCGATCCGTGCGCAGATCGAAAACACAACATCCGATTATGACAAAGAAAAACTGCAAGAGCGTCTGGCGAAACTCGCTGGCGGTGTTGCCGTGATCAAAGTTGGCGGCGCGACCGAAGTCGAAGTGAAAGAGAAGAAAGACCGTGTTGACGATGCACTGCACGCAACCCGTGCTGCTGTTGAAGAAGGCATCGTCCCTGGCGGCGGAACCGCGCTTCTTTATGCAACGGCTGCTCTCAAAGGTCTCGAAGGCCATAATGACGACCAGACCCGCGGCATCGACATTGTTCGTAAATCGCTGCAGGCTCCTGTTCGTCAGATCGCTGAAAATGCTGGTTTTGACGGCGCGGTTGTCGCTGGCAAATTGCTTGACCAGAAAGACAAGAACTACGGCTTTAACGCGTTTAGCGACAAGTACGAAGACCTCGTCAAATCTGGTGTGATCGACCCAACCAAAGTTGTGCGCGCTGCTCTGCAGGACGCAAGCTCGGTTGCAGGTCTCTTGATCACCACCGAAGCTGCTGTCTCCGACGCACCGGATGATAGTGCCGGCGGCGGCGCTCCTGCAATGCCTGACATGGGCGGCATGGGCGGCGGCATGGGCGGCATGGGCTTCTAAACCCAACCACCCGGCTAACGCTGAAACATTCGAGGGGCTGGAAGGAAACTTCCGGCCCCTTTTCATTTATAGATTCTATCAACCCATCCGCGATGTTTCCAAAATCGCCAGACTGTGCCATGTCGCTTCCAACGTAACTTCTTGCACGGGATTAAGCGGCATGACCAGGTTTCTTAAGTTAATATTGGCTTCCACCACAATGGCGGGGCTGGCCGTAGCGGCTCCCGCGGTTCATGCCCAAAATTCCGCACCGGCAATTGCGGATGCGATGGAGACAGAGACGGATCGTCTCAACATCTGGTTCGACAAGAAGTTTGAAGAACAGCTGGCTTTCAGTCCGATCCGCCAGACCTTGTTGGGCCGCCGGACCGCTTATGATCAGATTGACGATTATTCGATTGCAGCCGCGGACCGCCAGCTTGCATGGATGCGTGTGGCGACGGCCGAGCTGAAGCGTGACTTTGACTATGAGAAGCTAACGCCGGATGCGCAGATATCCTGGGACATGTGGTTGTTCTGGCTGGAGCAGTTCGAGACGGGCGTAGCGTTTCGCCAGAATGCTTATGTCTTGCATCAATTTAACGGCCAGCAATCATTCTTCCCGACCTTTCTGATCAACCAACACCGGGTCGCGAGCGACGCAGATATGGTGGCGTTTATCGAACGGATCAAAGGCAGTGCCCGGGCGCTGGATCAGCTGCTCACGCGCGCGCAGGCCAATGCCGAATCTGGAACGCGGCCGCCACGCTTTGCTTATGAAGGGGTGATCGAGCAGTCTGAGAAAATCACTACTGGCGCGCCTTTTGATGATGGCAAGCCGTCAGCCCTTTGGGAGGCGACCGAGAGTAAATTGGCAGCGCTTGTGGAAGCCGGCACGATTACGCAAGTCCGCTCGGACGAATTGAAAGAGCAGGCGCGTCAGGCGCTTACCGGTTCGCTGAAACCAGCCTATGAGCGGATCATTACTTGGTTCAAGCAGGACTTGCCCAATACGAAAGCAGAGCCCTTTGGTGTGTCCAAACTTCCCAATGGCGAAGCCTTTTATAACTACCGTCTCGCCAATCAGACGACGACCAATCTGACCGCGGAGGAAATTCATACTATCGGCCTATCCGAAGTCGCACGCATCCGCAGCGAGATGGAAGCGATCAAGGACAAGGTCGAATTCAAGGGCGACTTGCAAGCCTTCTTCACCTTCCTGCGTGAAGATGATCAGTTCTATTTCTCTGAGGATGACAAGGGTGCGCAGGATTATATCGATACCGCCGAAAAGCATCTGGCGTTTATCAAAACCCGCCTGCCAGATTTTTTCGGTACCCTGCCGAAAGCCGATCTGGTCGTGAAACGGGTCGAGCCATTTCGTGAGCAAGACGGCGCGGCCCAGCATTACCGGCCGGGCACACCGGACGGCACCCGCCCCGGCACCTATTATGCGCATTTATCCGATATGCGCGCCATGCCGATCCACAGTCTGGAAGTGATTGCCTATCATGAAGGCAATCCCGGTCATCATATGCAAAGCTCGATTGCGCAGGAACTGACCGGCATTCCGAAATTCCGCGCACAGGGCGGTTATATCCCGGCCTTTGGTGAAGGCTGGGCGCTTTATTCCGAGCTGTTGTCGAAAGAAATGGGGGCCTATGAAAATCCCTATTCGGACTTTGGCCGGCTAACGACAGAAATATGGCGTGCGATCCGTTTGGTCGTAGATACTGGGCTGCACACCAAGGGCTGGAGCGAAGAGAAGGCCGTGGCATATTTCCTCGCTAACTCGCCGATTCCAGAGACAGCTGTGCGCAGCGAAGTAAGGCGCTATCTTGTGATGCCGGGCCAGGCGACGAGCTATAAAATCGGGATGCTGAAAATTCAGGAACTGCGCGCCAAGGCGGAAAAAGAGCTGGGCGATGATTTCGACATAAGGGGTTTTCATGACACCGTATTGGGCGGCGGTTCGGTTCCGCTGAACATATTGGAAAAGCAGGTCAATCAATGGATCGCGAAAGAAAAAGCGTCCTAGAGCGCGCTCTGGGCCGCGTTACATTTGCGGGATCGCCCGTTGCGATTTTTTCATTGGCCGCAACTTGTAATCGTGCGGTAAAGCTTTGCCGGATGTAAGGAGGAAGAGCAGACAATGGTGTGCAGCACATTTGAGCTGTTCAAAATCGGCGTCGGACCTTCGAGTTCCCATACCATGGGGCCGATGCTTGCGGCTGCTACCTTTGTTGCGCGGGTTGCCGATCAGGGGATTCTGGATCAGGTCACACGGACAGAGACCAAGCTTTTTGGCTCGCTTGCGCTTACTGGCAAGGGGCACGCAACCGACCGCGCCATTCTGCTGGGCTTATCGGGCCAGGTCCCGGAAAATATCGAACCGGATGCGGCCGACGCTCTGGTTGCACAGATCAGGAGCGAGAAACGGATCCAGCTCAATGGCACGCAGGCCATTGTCTTTGACGAAGATGCGGACGTTATATTTGATCAACGCAAGAGGCTGGACTTCCACTCCAACGCCATGCGGTTCACGGCCTTCAAAGGCGAGGAAGAGCTCGCCAGCCGCGTTTATTATTCCGTTGGCGGCGGCGCGATATTGGATGAGGACCAGATCGGAGCCAATGATCCGGAAAATGGTTTGTGGGACGTGCCGCATCCCTTTTGCTCTGGTGCCGATCTGCTGGCAATTGCCGAGGAAAAAGGCCTGTGCATCGCCGATATCATGCGCAACAACGAACGCGCTGCCAAAACCGATGAAGAAATCAGCGTTGGCATCCGGCAGATTGCCGATGCGATGTCGGCCTGTATCGATAGAGGTATAAAGTCAGAGGGAATCTTGCCGGGCGGATTGAATGTGAAACGCCGGGCGCCCCTGATCCATGCGCGCTTGATGGAGCGGCAGGAGCGGGCGCTGTCCGATCCGCTGACGGTGCTCGATTGGGTCAACCTGTGGGCGCTGGCCGTGAATGAGGAAAATGCAGCGGGCGGTAAAGTCGTGACCGCACCGACCAATGGTGCAGCGGGCATCGTTCCCTCGGTGTTGCGGTTTTACGAACGCTTTTCGCCCCAGGCCGATGTCGAGGGCGTTGAGAAATTCATCCTGACCGCCGCGGCCATCGGATCGTTGTTCAAGGAAAACGCCTCCATCTCTGGCGCAGAAGTGGGTTGTCAGGGCGAAGTCGGTGTCGCCTGTTCCATGGCGGCGGCTGGCTTGACCGCCGCCTGGGGTGGCACGCCTCTGCAAGTGGAAAATGCTGCCGAGATTGGCATGGAGCATAATCTGGGACTGACCTGTGATCCGGTCGCCGGGCTGGTTCAGGTGCCGTGTATCGAACGCAACGCCGTGGGGTCCGTAAAAGCGATTGAAGCGGCGCGGCTGGCGATCATGGGCGATGGCACCCACCGCGTGAGCCTTGACGAAGTCATTGAAACCATGCGCAAAACCGGTCTGGATATGAGCGAACGGTACAAGGAGACATCGCAAGGCGGCCTAGCGGTTAATCTGGTCGAATGTTAGAGCTATAAGAACGATCGGGGGACCGTATGGGCAGATCAAAGTTTTTCAGCAAGCGTCGGCTATGGGGCCTGGCCATCGGAATCGGCGTTCTTGTCAGCGCCCTATGGCTGCTTCGCGCTGAAATAGGAGCCCGGCTATTTGCCAATGCCGTGGAAACCGCAGTTAACCGTGACGTTATAGGCGAATTGCCAGAAGGCATGCATCTGGCCCTGTGCGGAACCGGATCGCCCTTGCCGGATCCCAGCCGCGCCGGCCCCTGTTCCGCGGTGATCGTCGACGGCAAGTTGTTCATCGTAGACATTGGCGGTGGAGCCGTGCGCCGACTGGGTGAAATGGGACTGAGCCCGGGCCGGATCGAAGCCTTGCTGCTGACCCATTTTCACAGCGATCATATTGACGGCATGGGTGAGCTGATGTTGCAGCGTTGGGCTGGCGGCGGCCGTGATGCGCCATTGCCGGTCATCGCGCCAGAGGGTGTGGCCGCGATCGTCGACGGGATAAATGCCGCCTATGCCGCTGACGCCCGCTACCGCGTGGCGCATCATGGCGAAGATATCATGCCGCCATCGGGTATTGGCGGGATTGCGCAGCCCTTTGCCTTGCCCACGGACAATGCTGAGCAGATTGTCTATGATCAGGATGGCCTGAAAATCACGGTCTTTGCGGTCAATCACGAACCGGTTGTGCCAGCGGTCGGCTATCGGTTCGACTATAAAGGCCGGTCGATCGTGTTCAGCGGTGACACCACGCGAAGCGCCGCGGTCGAAAAGGCCTGCAACGGTTGCGACATATTGGTGCATGAAGTGCTGAATGCCGAGATGGTTTCGCTTACCGAAGCGGCGATGAAAAAAGCGAAAAGACCACGGCTTGAAAAGATCATGGCGGATATTCCCGATTATCACGCGACGCCTGCCGAGGTGGCGGAATCGGCTAAGGCTGCCAAAGCGAAAATGCTGGTCTTCTCCCACATCGTTCCGGCGGTGCCGATCGGTCTTTTGGAACCTTATTATCTGAAAGACGTGACTGCAGACTTTCGCGGGAAAATAGTCATGGGCAAGGATGGTATGCTATTCATTCTCCCTGCCAATAAGGATAATATCGAGCGGCGGGATTTGCTCTAGACTGCACCTGCGAAAAGGGGAGGCAGGCAATGACGACAAACCGTTTCTGGCAATTGAACAAGCGTCCTGAGGGTGACGATGTCGCCAGCGCGCTGTCACTGGAGAGCGAAGAGATGCCGGAACTGGCCGAGGGGCAAGTGCTGGTTAAAGCTGCCTATCTTTCCATGGATGCTGGCACCCGCATGTGGATGATCGAGCGAGAGGATAGCTATCAGCCGCCGCTGGAATTGGGCACCAAGATGGTTGGCCTCGTGCTGGGCCATGTTGCTGCGTCGCGCCATGATGGATTTGCAGAGGGCGATCTCGTACGCGGTTTTGGCCAATGGGCCGAACATGCCGTGATCGAGCCGGAGCTTGCTGGGTTGGTGAAGGTTGATGCCAATATTGCCGATATCAAACAGCATTTTGGTGTGCTTGGCTTCAATGGCTGGACCGCGCTTTGGGGTTTGCAGGAGACGGCGGGTGTGCAGGCCGGGCATAATGTTCTGGTTTCGGCTGCTGCAGGGGCGACAGGCGTGCTGGCTTGTCAGATCGCGAAAATATTGGGTGCCAATGTCTATGGCCTGGCTGGCGGGCCGGACAAATGTCGCTGGCTGGAGGAAGAACTCGGGATCACTAAGGCGATCGATTACAAGAAGGATGACATCGCGGCAGAGCTGGCGAATGTCGAGGGCGGGATCAATGCCTATTTCGACAATGTAGGGGGGCCTATTCTCGACGAAGTGCTACCCAATATGGCGCTTTATGGCCGCGTCGCCCTATGTGGTTTGCTGGCCCAATATAAAGGAGACGGGCGCGGGCAGGGGCCGGAGCATTTCGACCAGATTCTGATGAAGCGACTGCGCGTCGAGGGCTTTTTCTCGCCCGATTTCATGGATCAGGGAGAGCGGTTGACCACGCATCTCAAGGACTGGCTGGAACAGGGACTAATCGACACGCCCTTTGATGTGACAGACGGAATAGAGAATGTCCTGACCGCCTATGACAAGCTGTTCACCGGCGGCAATATCGGCAAGGTTCTCGTTCGTATCTGAGTGCTATTGCGCTTTCTGTTCCGGAAAATACCATACCCGGCGGATCAACCGATCTGCAATCTGGTAAACGGCCGTGGCGCTTTGTGCCTGGCGCTTCCCGTTGCTGCCCGGCCAAGATGCTGTTTCGATCACAGAGACATAGTCACCGTTGACCGACCAGCCGCCGAGGCTGCTGCTGATCCGGGTCGGACTTTTGAAAAAAAATTCCATCTCGCTGACCATCCGCTGCTTTCCGTCAGTCGTGACCTCGGACTGGTCTCCGCGGATCGTGATCCATTGAATGTCGGGATGCATTAGTGCAGCCATGGCATTTACGTCTCTGGCATTAAAAGCCGCTGTATATTTTTCGACTAGTATTTGATGGTCAGATGTCGGCGCGGGCGACTGCGCGGGAGGCTGTGCGGCGACCGAAACCGGCAGCAGCAGGAGTATGATCATCAATAACTTTTGCATTCTATTCTCCCCCAAGCGGCACTTTGATACTCGGTAGAACTGGAGATTCTGTCAAGTTACAGGCTTCAGCCACAAACCCAGGAGCGAGAATCCTATGATAAGGATTGCGAAGACAAGCGATATCGAGACAATCGCATCCCAACCGCCCCAGGCATAAGCAGCAGTACCAAGCCAGCTCGACAGGCCACCGCCAACAAACATGATGACGATGTAGATGGTCATCAAACGGGTGCGGATTTCGGGCTCGCGGCCAAAAAGGATCGTACGATTGGCAACGTCCATTGATGCGCCGCCAAAATTGCTGAACAGGATCGGCAGGATCAATATCCACAGGCTTTGGCCAGCGAATATCAGCAGCACCGCCCCGATTAGCTGGGCGATGGCAAAGAGCATACGGGCTTTTTCAGGCCCGATCCGGTCTGCCAACCGGCCGGACCATGGGGCGATAAACACATTGGTGCCCGCGAGCAGCGCAAGATAGCCGACGACATCGACACCATAGCCCATTTGCGGGCTGGTGATATGCAGGCCAATGCCGAGCCATAAGGCGAGGAAAAATCCGAAAGACAAAGCCTGTAGTAGTCCCGCGAGCAGCACGTCCGGCATGGTTTTGATGATCGGCCAGAGTGACGCGATTAGTGCGCCATAGCTTTCCTGAGGCTCGCTTTCATCGCGCAGCTTTTCGTCCTTCTCCATGATCCAGGGCAATATGACGAGCAGCGTCAACGTCAGTGCCGTTCCAACCCAATAAGCCGATCGCCAGCCAAAATAATGTCCCAAAACACCCGCGCCAAAGCGGCTGCCGAGCAAGCCGACAGTAATCCCGGCTGTCAATATGCCGGTAACATGGCCGATCCGATCTGGCCGCACCCGTTTTGTGACATAGGCGGGCAACAAATAGGGGGTGATTGTCGCAAAGCCGAGCAATGAGGATGCAGCGACAAACAAACGGAAATCCTGTGCTGTGGCCATGGCGAGCAGGGCCAGAAACTGACCCGCGACAAAGGTGGTAACGAGCTTGCGGTTGTTGATCCTGTCACCAAGAGGCAAAAGCAGCAATATGCCAAATGCCAGCGCGACCTGGTTCAATGCTGGAACTAATCCGAGAAGGGTTCCACTGACACCAAAATCTGCCCCGACCGGTGCAATCAGCGGATGAATATAATAGCCGTTCGCCACGGCCACGGCACAGGCCATGGAAAAGAGAAACAGCTTGGCTTCACTAATCCGGCGCGGTGCGGTTTTGGCAGATGAGGTGGCGGCGTCGGTCAGTCTATCGGCTTTCTATCATGAGCAGTCAGGGGCCTGCACTGCCCATGAAGAAAGCGGAGCCCCAAGTCCTCTGTTTGTTTAGCTAGCGTCGATCACTTTTTGCAACTCTTTCAAGACGTCGCCATAGTTGCGATCGTTCAGTAGCTGCACCAGCTTGGGATCGGCGACGGCGGGATTGCCGCTGTTAAATGGCGGATCGGGATCATATTCGAGCCCCAGTTGCACCGCCTCGGCAAATTGCTGTCCGGCAATTTCGGCGATCACGGTCAGCGCAAAATCAATGCCTGATGTGACACCGCCAGCCGTGATCACATTGCCGTCCTTGACGACACGCGCCGGTTCATAAGTCGCGCCGAATTTTTCGAGCAACGACGTATAGGCCCAATGGCTGGTCGCGCGCTTGCCTTCCAGCAAGCCAGCTGCGCCCAAGGCGAGCGAACCGGTGCAAACCGAGGTGATATATTGTGCTTTCGATGCCTGATCGCGCAAAAATTGCAACGTCTCTTCATCCTGCATCACATCCCGCGTGCCAAAACCGCCAGGGACGCAGAGCAGGTCAGCCGGTGGACAATCGGCCAGGCTGGTGCTGGGCAGCATCGCGAAGCCGCTGTCAGTCTGTATCGGTTGCACGGCTTTGGCGGCAGTATGCACAACAGCACCCGGCATACGTGCCAGAAACTGTGCCGGTCCGGTAAAATCCAGCTGCGTGATACCGTCAAATAACAGGAAGACGATGTGGAAAGGGGCGGGTTCGTTTTCATGCGTGTCGGTCATGCGCATATCTCCTTCGGTTCAAGAAATGCCCAGGCGCGCGACTGAAAACTGCATTGTTCACAATGCGTCCGCTCCCCGGTGGTAATCCACCCGATCTCGCCAGTTGCGGACTTGGCAATATTATCATTCCTGTTCGCATAGCAAAAGAGTGGAATGGCTTTGTGCCGCCTATTCGGTGCGTAATGCCTCTATCGGGGACAGGCGGGAGGCGCGGATGGCTGGATAGCCGCCAAATAGCAAGCCGATAAACGCGGAGAAGATAATTGCGCCGACGCCGACGCCGACACCAATGGGCACCGGGAAATCAGCATAAGCGGTCAGCGCCGCGCCGCCTGCTATAGCCAGGATCAATCCCATTGCGCCGCCGATGACGCAGAGCACTGCCGCCTCAACCAGAAACTGGTTACGGATATCGCTGCGTTTGGCACCAAGAGCCATCCGCAGGCCGATCTCGCGGGTGCGCTCGGTGACGCTGACCAACATGATATTCATGATTCCGATCCCACCAACAAGCAGCGAGATTGAAGCAATGGCGACAAGCACGATTTGGAAAATACTGGTGACTTGGGCTGATTCTTTCATAAATTCTTCGGTCGTGCGGATTGTGAACGGATTGATATCCTTGCCCCGCACGCGGTATCTTTCGCGCAGCAATTTCGTCATTTCGCGCTTGGCCTCGGGCAGCGATACGCCATCTTCAAAGCCGACAAACAGAACCTGCAGATCGTCTGGTCCGGCAAGTGTATCGCCGGAAAACCGCTGCCGCATGGTGCTAATTGGCATCAGAGCAATATCATCATTGTCATTGCCAAAACTGGAGCCTTTGGACTCGGTTACGCCGACCACCTTGAACGGTGCGCGGTTAATGCGCAGGGTCTCGCCGATGGGATCAAAATCGCCGAACAGTTTCCGCGCGACAGTGGGGCCAAGCACCACGACGCGGGCGGCGGAACGAACGTCGGCTTCGCTAATAAAGCGCCCTGATGCCGCGACAAGATTAGAAACCTTGCCATAACCTGGTGTGACGCCGATGGCGTTGGTCGATGCATTGCGGCCTGCGGCAATCAGTTGGATGTTGGACCGCAGTTGCGGAGCAATGTCGGTGATCCCGTTGATTTGCTTTTCTATGGCCCGCGCATCGCGCATCGTGAGCCGTCCACGATCAAAGGAACGCCGCCCGCCTTCACCTGTATCGGGTTGAGGAAAGATAAGAGCCATGTTCGATCCGAGTGCATTGATCGATTGCATTACCGACACCTGCGCACCCGAGCCGACGGCGACGGCCAGTGTCACGGCGAACACCCCGATCATGACGCCGAGTGTCGTCAGTATCGATCGCATCAAATTGGTCCGCAACGCCGTCATCGCAATCGCCACGTTGACGATCCAGCCCGAAGCCTGTTGTGCGATATTGCCGATCATGCTTTCGCCTTCCGGCGTTTCTGGACCTTGATATCCTCGATCACCTTGCCATCGCGAAACTCGATCCGGCGCTTCGCATGATCGGCAATGTCCGCTTCATGGGTGACGACGATGATCGTGATGCCCTGATCATTCAAGCTCTGAAAAATCTGCATGATGTCTTCAGATGTTTTGCTATCGAGCGCGCCAGTTGGTTCATCGGCCAGCAAAATGACGGGTTCGGTTACCAGCGCCCGCGCGATTGCGACCCTTTGCTGTTGCCCGCCTGACAATTTGGCGGGGCTATGATCGAGCCGGTCGCCAAGGTCCATTGCCTCAAGCTTCGCCTTTGCCTTGGCCCGGCGTTCTTCACTGCCCAGCCCCGCATAGATGAGCGGCACCGCGACATTGTCGAGAGCAGTGGTCCGGGCGAGCAGATTAAACTGCTGAAAGACAAAGCCGATTTTCTGATTGCGGAGCGCGGCGAGTTCATCGCCATCCCGATCACCAGTGGCAACGCCATCGATCCTGACAATGCCGGATGTGGGCACGTCCAGACATCCGATCATGTTCATGAAAGTGGATTTTCCCGAACCACTGGCACCCATGATGGCGACATATTCGCCGCGGTCGATGGACAGGGACACACCATCAACGGCCCGGACTGTTTCGCCGCCCAGCTCATATTTTTTGACCAGATCCTGCGTTTCAACAAGGGCCATTATCTAGGTGTTCCCGCGGGCAAACTCGTCCTCTTCTTCGTCATCGTCATTTTCGAGATTTCTGGAGCGGACGAGGACTTTCTCTTTTTCCTCGACACCCTTGATAATTTCGACAAAATCTTCTCCAGCAAGGCCTATGGTTACTGTGCGCCTGGTCGGCTCGTAAGGATCATCGCCAGCGATCCAGATTTGCGCGGTGCGGGCCTTTTTCTGCTTTTCCTCGTCAGAATTGCCAGATTGCTCTTGCTGATCCTTGTCCTCGTCTGGCCGGTCGCTCTTGCGCGGGCGAAAGCGGATGGCCGGTGCCGGAACACGCAATACATTCGTTTTGGTACCAGTTACAATTTCGACATTGGCGGTCATGCCGGTAAGCAATTTGCCTTCCTTATTGTCGACGTCGAGAATGACAAGATAACTCACCAC
This DNA window, taken from Parasphingorhabdus litoris DSM 22379, encodes the following:
- the groL gene encoding chaperonin GroEL (60 kDa chaperone family; promotes refolding of misfolded polypeptides especially under stressful conditions; forms two stacked rings of heptamers to form a barrel-shaped 14mer; ends can be capped by GroES; misfolded proteins enter the barrel where they are refolded when GroES binds); this translates as MAAKDVKFGRDARERILTGVNTLADAVKVTLGPKGRNVVLDKSFGAPRITKDGVSVAKEIELKDKFENMGAQMLREVASKTNDVAGDGTTTATVLAQAIVKEGMKSVSAGMNPMDLKRGIDQAVDKVVADLQKRSKNVKGSSEISQVGVISANGDEEVGQKIAEAMEKVGKEGVITVEEAKGLDFELDVVEGMQFDRGYLSPYFITNPDKMIADLENPYILIHEKKLTNLQPMLPILEAVVQAGRPLLIIAEDIEGEALATLVVNKLRGGLKIAAVKAPGFGDRRKAMLEDIAILTKGEMISEDLGIKLESVTLNMLGQAKNVTIDKDNTTIVDGAGKSKDIKARVEAIRAQIENTTSDYDKEKLQERLAKLAGGVAVIKVGGATEVEVKEKKDRVDDALHATRAAVEEGIVPGGGTALLYATAALKGLEGHNDDQTRGIDIVRKSLQAPVRQIAENAGFDGAVVAGKLLDQKDKNYGFNAFSDKYEDLVKSGVIDPTKVVRAALQDASSVAGLLITTEAAVSDAPDDSAGGGAPAMPDMGGMGGGMGGMGF
- a CDS encoding DUF885 domain-containing protein, producing the protein MTRFLKLILASTTMAGLAVAAPAVHAQNSAPAIADAMETETDRLNIWFDKKFEEQLAFSPIRQTLLGRRTAYDQIDDYSIAAADRQLAWMRVATAELKRDFDYEKLTPDAQISWDMWLFWLEQFETGVAFRQNAYVLHQFNGQQSFFPTFLINQHRVASDADMVAFIERIKGSARALDQLLTRAQANAESGTRPPRFAYEGVIEQSEKITTGAPFDDGKPSALWEATESKLAALVEAGTITQVRSDELKEQARQALTGSLKPAYERIITWFKQDLPNTKAEPFGVSKLPNGEAFYNYRLANQTTTNLTAEEIHTIGLSEVARIRSEMEAIKDKVEFKGDLQAFFTFLREDDQFYFSEDDKGAQDYIDTAEKHLAFIKTRLPDFFGTLPKADLVVKRVEPFREQDGAAQHYRPGTPDGTRPGTYYAHLSDMRAMPIHSLEVIAYHEGNPGHHMQSSIAQELTGIPKFRAQGGYIPAFGEGWALYSELLSKEMGAYENPYSDFGRLTTEIWRAIRLVVDTGLHTKGWSEEKAVAYFLANSPIPETAVRSEVRRYLVMPGQATSYKIGMLKIQELRAKAEKELGDDFDIRGFHDTVLGGGSVPLNILEKQVNQWIAKEKAS
- a CDS encoding L-serine ammonia-lyase, yielding MVCSTFELFKIGVGPSSSHTMGPMLAAATFVARVADQGILDQVTRTETKLFGSLALTGKGHATDRAILLGLSGQVPENIEPDAADALVAQIRSEKRIQLNGTQAIVFDEDADVIFDQRKRLDFHSNAMRFTAFKGEEELASRVYYSVGGGAILDEDQIGANDPENGLWDVPHPFCSGADLLAIAEEKGLCIADIMRNNERAAKTDEEISVGIRQIADAMSACIDRGIKSEGILPGGLNVKRRAPLIHARLMERQERALSDPLTVLDWVNLWALAVNEENAAGGKVVTAPTNGAAGIVPSVLRFYERFSPQADVEGVEKFILTAAAIGSLFKENASISGAEVGCQGEVGVACSMAAAGLTAAWGGTPLQVENAAEIGMEHNLGLTCDPVAGLVQVPCIERNAVGSVKAIEAARLAIMGDGTHRVSLDEVIETMRKTGLDMSERYKETSQGGLAVNLVEC
- a CDS encoding MBL fold metallo-hydrolase, whose product is MGRSKFFSKRRLWGLAIGIGVLVSALWLLRAEIGARLFANAVETAVNRDVIGELPEGMHLALCGTGSPLPDPSRAGPCSAVIVDGKLFIVDIGGGAVRRLGEMGLSPGRIEALLLTHFHSDHIDGMGELMLQRWAGGGRDAPLPVIAPEGVAAIVDGINAAYAADARYRVAHHGEDIMPPSGIGGIAQPFALPTDNAEQIVYDQDGLKITVFAVNHEPVVPAVGYRFDYKGRSIVFSGDTTRSAAVEKACNGCDILVHEVLNAEMVSLTEAAMKKAKRPRLEKIMADIPDYHATPAEVAESAKAAKAKMLVFSHIVPAVPIGLLEPYYLKDVTADFRGKIVMGKDGMLFILPANKDNIERRDLL
- a CDS encoding NADP-dependent oxidoreductase → MTTNRFWQLNKRPEGDDVASALSLESEEMPELAEGQVLVKAAYLSMDAGTRMWMIEREDSYQPPLELGTKMVGLVLGHVAASRHDGFAEGDLVRGFGQWAEHAVIEPELAGLVKVDANIADIKQHFGVLGFNGWTALWGLQETAGVQAGHNVLVSAAAGATGVLACQIAKILGANVYGLAGGPDKCRWLEEELGITKAIDYKKDDIAAELANVEGGINAYFDNVGGPILDEVLPNMALYGRVALCGLLAQYKGDGRGQGPEHFDQILMKRLRVEGFFSPDFMDQGERLTTHLKDWLEQGLIDTPFDVTDGIENVLTAYDKLFTGGNIGKVLVRI
- a CDS encoding nuclear transport factor 2 family protein — encoded protein: MQKLLMIILLLLPVSVAAQPPAQSPAPTSDHQILVEKYTAAFNARDVNAMAALMHPDIQWITIRGDQSEVTTDGKQRMVSEMEFFFKSPTRISSSLGGWSVNGDYVSVIETASWPGSNGKRQAQSATAVYQIADRLIRRVWYFPEQKAQ
- a CDS encoding MFS transporter, whose protein sequence is MAVANGYYIHPLIAPVGADFGVSGTLLGLVPALNQVALAFGILLLLPLGDRINNRKLVTTFVAGQFLALLAMATAQDFRLFVAASSLLGFATITPYLLPAYVTKRVRPDRIGHVTGILTAGITVGLLGSRFGAGVLGHYFGWRSAYWVGTALTLTLLVILPWIMEKDEKLRDESEPQESYGALIASLWPIIKTMPDVLLAGLLQALSFGFFLALWLGIGLHITSPQMGYGVDVVGYLALLAGTNVFIAPWSGRLADRIGPEKARMLFAIAQLIGAVLLIFAGQSLWILILPILFSNFGGASMDVANRTILFGREPEIRTRLMTIYIVIMFVGGGLSSWLGTAAYAWGGWDAIVSISLVFAILIIGFSLLGLWLKPVT
- a CDS encoding DJ-1/PfpI family protein, giving the protein MTDTHENEPAPFHIVFLLFDGITQLDFTGPAQFLARMPGAVVHTAAKAVQPIQTDSGFAMLPSTSLADCPPADLLCVPGGFGTRDVMQDEETLQFLRDQASKAQYITSVCTGSLALGAAGLLEGKRATSHWAYTSLLEKFGATYEPARVVKDGNVITAGGVTSGIDFALTVIAEIAGQQFAEAVQLGLEYDPDPPFNSGNPAVADPKLVQLLNDRNYGDVLKELQKVIDAS